Within the Vanacampus margaritifer isolate UIUO_Vmar chromosome 8, RoL_Vmar_1.0, whole genome shotgun sequence genome, the region CGACTCCAAACACGTGGTCCTGCCCGTGGACGACGACTCGGACCTGAACGTGGTGGCGGCCTTCGACAGGCGGGGCGAGTACATCTACACCGGCAACGCCAAAGGAAAGGTCAGCCAGCGGAGACGGCCGGACGCGGGGATGGCTTTCGTTGGCGAGTGACGCGTTGATAAAGAAATGTTTGCGTGCTGCAGATTCTGGTGTTGAACACAGACACTCAGGACCTGGTGGCGTCATTCCGAGTCACCACCGGCACCAGCAACACCACCGCCATCAAATCCATTGAATTTGCACGCAAGGGCAGGTGAGAGGACGCAACATTGGGCAGTCAAGCGTCTGCTTTGAATTCATAtcgctttttaaaaataagtctCACTATTTGTTTcaatattttccccaaaaatatatcaatattgtTAATAGTAATAATCCTTAATACAGATTTAAAGATAAAGtatattaggaaaaaaatccaaataaaaacgttaaaaaacatatacaaatataaacatttgcagGCAAGTAGAGGCAAGATGACACATCATTGGGTCTTAAAACTGTTttctaaaaaattattatttctggttccgtttttttttttgtattcaattgcatgtatttatatatttgccgtttttattgttattatttttcttttctacattttcccaaaatattgataatcacattactttttacacaaataatttcaatcagtttaaaaaaaatcatacaaataatatataaaaaatacaaatacatagaTATAAGGTTTTCATAATATAAGCACACCTTCACGATTGATGGATTaattaagaacaatttttgagTTAGTGACTAATTTCTTCTTGATTTTAGAGGGCAGAACGTACAAAAACGTCATTAATATATACAATTAAGTAAAATAATGAGATGAAAGAAATTCTGTGCAGTcgtttaaaatgcatttttaaaatcatgttcaaAAGTAAagtcattgttaaaaaaatgtatgtaataaaaataaaaacggttaaaatataataaagtaaatgaataaaaataaggaaaaaaaaacacaattccaATTGAACTTcatctgtatcatttttaagaacaacatAGCAAAAAACAGTACATGTAATATATCAAACAAATACCAGGGACACAAAACTAATGAAACACATGTAAAAACggtaatctaaaaaaaatggaagaaaacaaaatgacaatgaaaaaaaaaaagtcaaatcaatTCGAATTTACAATCATGAAGACAcgtaatgtcatgttttttcaaTCTGCTTTTGTACTCGTCTGCCTTTGCAGTTGCTTCCTCATCAACACGGCCGACCGCATCATCCGGGTTTACGACGGCAGGGAGATTCTGACCTGCGGCCGCGACGGCGAGCCGGAACCCATGCAGAAGCTCCAAGACCTGGTCAACAGGTGCCTTCTGAATTTCCTCAACTCGACTCATCAGGTGACACAAAGCCGCCTTTCACCGTGTCTTACCATCTGCCGCCGTTCCGGTCCCAACGTCCAGGACTCCGTGGAAGCGCTGCTGCTTCTCCGGGGACGGCGAGTACATCGTTGCCGGCTCGGCCCGCCAGCACGCCCTCTACATCTGGGAGAAGAGCATCGGCAACCTGGTGAAGATCCTGCACGGCACCCGAGGGGAGCTGCTGCTGGACGTGGCCGTAAGGACCTCGCCGGCGTTGTCTTGCTGCGCGCTCGCTACAGTCATGTGACCTTCCTCTTCCCCCGTGTCCAGTGGCATCCCGTGCGACCCATCATCGCCTCCATTTCGAGCGGAGTGGTGTCCATCTGGGCCCAAAACCAAGTGGTTAGTAGTTGCGccccctgtgaaatatttttttcagccaagtaccccctaaccaacgcaaagcatttctgattgaagaaaaaaaaaaaacattaaacagaGTGCTGTTCCATCGTTGTCTGAATTATTCAACTTTGgaactctatttgtatttatgtggtctcttgaactatttggaaataaaaagctataactaaaaaaaaaagaaagaaggaaatcATTTAATTCTAAATAtagatttgtgcacatacaaaTGATTATAAACATAAAGTGTTatcttttgggatcatagtaaagctctgttctcaaagCGAAATAATTGAActgaatttcaaataaaatgttcaagtgattgacaggtaaAGATTCTCggtggcatatgacaagttgggtcaaaccattctgttATGCGGGATATGCTGAGTTTTTAGGACACGGAGattgaatagcctactgaatatgaaattcattttatgaagGTACTATTTtaagaaatatttacatatacttttaaaatatattttaaaatacccccatttgagaaccactggcttATTGAATTGAATCGAGTCAGAGCGCCATCTATTGGACGTACGGCGCAAGTGTATCATTCCGATGTGCTCCCAACACGGAACAGCATTTACCGTAATATCGGCCGGCGTAATAATTGTTCAGATCTAGTTAGTAAGAATGAAAAGTTAATAATAATGCGGCTGTGGCACATCTCCAAAACGGTGACGCTGTTTTAaatgccaaactgctgcttttcGTCTGCAGGAAAACTGGAGCGCTTTTGCGCCGGACTTCAAAGAGTTGGATGAGAACGTCGAGTACGAGGAGCGCGAGTCCGAGTTTGACATTGAAGACGAGGACAAGAGTGAACCCGAGCAGACAGGTACAACACTTTTAAAGCTACTTTTAAACATCAGATTGCTTTCGAGTCAAGTTAATGATGGGATTTCTGATAATGGCTTTTGTTTGTCTGGAACCGGCTTGCCTAAATGGATCAACTTAACGCTCACATTCCTCGTGAAACTTCGAAATCAGATGTGCTTGGTTGCAAAGTAACCAAAATTGATCCATTTAGAAatccttaaaaaagaaaattgttgacTATTTCAAGAGTGACTTAAGTTAAAATAAGCCAACTAATCTAATAGTGGTCGGACAGTAAACATTTTCATGATGTGAGAGCTTTTTGTGCCACTAGTGGCCCAAAATGAGGCCGAGGTGGTCGCCCTTAAATTTTGCATGCCAGCAGAAAGTTAtggtggaccaaaactgccacacaaaaaaaaatatttttttttaaataactgaaaatataatttaaaaattaagtacaaaatggtgaatatatatatttttccttttatattaatttttttgttcttaattttttaattatatttttttatatccgtttttattttcacttttatttatttaaaatgttggcagttttgatcctccatagACCGTGACGGCCCGTTGCAATATCTTAACATATTTGCATGCGTGCCGTCATCACAACACGTTTACGTACGTGGTTGTAACTGGTGACGTTTCGCTGACGTGGCAGGTGCGGACGCGGCCGAGGATGAGGAAGTGGACGTCACCACGGTGGACCCCATCGTGGCCTTTTGCAGCAGGTGAGGAAGACGGCGTCAGCCACTCTGATACACGTGACGCGCTCGGGTTTTAACACCTTCAGCGGCAACGAGAATGGCAGCGTGCAGACCTCCGCCAATTTGAACCTTCATCACATCCTTCATGTCTCGTGTGCTTCCGGCAGCGACGAAGAGCTGGAGGATTACAAAGCTCTGTTGTACCTTCCCATCGCCCCCGAAGTGGAGGACCCCGAGGAGAACCCTTTCGGCCCCCCGCCGGACTCCACGCCACAGACGGGGGCCGCCGAGGAGACGCAGACAGGAGGCGACAAGAAGCAGCGGCCGCCGCCGTCCGACGGAGCCCCGGCCAAGAAGAAGGCACGCACTACCAACATCGAACTGCAGGGGGTGCCGGTTGATGGTAAGAAGTTTGAACCACAAGTTAAACCACTCAAGAAAGGAATCTGTCATGGCTCATGTGAACACCTTTGAGAAATACACGTCTCCAACGCGGCCACATACTTCACATGCTATTTTCTGTTGGCCTGTCTGTGGCAGTTCACATTtaatgttagcatcaagctagccgAACAGTTGGCCAACATTATGTGGTTTAGTTTACTACTTTTCATGTGTCAGCTTTACTCTTGTTTGGAGATTTGTGTACGCAAGATAGTGAGAACAAAGGACATTTAAGAGGCCGCAGTTCTTTTGttcaccaaaacagcagcacccatTAAGGCACATAAACAGTTTTGTTCtattgggttagggttcaaaagGTAGCTTTTCTgtcgctaaccaaaacagcagcaccattTCAAGTTGACTGGTTTGAATCCTCGAATCAAAGTGGCGATTGTTTCTCTTCCAGAGGTGCACCCCCTGCTGGGCGTGAAGGGCGACAGCAAGTCAAAGAAGAAGGCGGCGGGTCGGCCCAAAGGCTCTAAAGGTAAAGACAAAGACTTCCCCTTCAGGCCCAAGCCCTACAGGGGGGGCGAGCGGCCATCTTTCTCCATGGAGGTCCTGGGCAGCTCTGGcccaggaggcggcggcggcggaggaggaggaggaggaggaggaggagggatgaAGGGCAGGGCAGAGGGGGGCCTGGCCACAGGTAAGCGTGCCATTGCCCCTGTTGCTGACAGGGGGCGCTGTGCTGGTCCTGCTGCTCCTTCTGCTCCACTAAGCTCGGCTGATTGACGGCTCCGTCTGCCTCTCCCTGTGCtgcttcccccccaccccagcccaaacaataacaacaagttGCCATCGGCTCCCCAAAGCAGTtgttctcaaactggggtccaaatcgtacaacaaaaacaaaatcgtTTGATGTCAAGCATGTCgtatcatttcaaaacaaactcgccacacgtggacaaaattgttggtgtCCATTCTGATGAAAGGAAACTCACAATGGTCAAAAGTAAGgatcatttcaaaaatgtacgtTGCTTTTGATCAATAATTATTTCTGAAAAGGTAATGAAACAAGTGTAGACAAAAACTGCCAACTCCTCCTATTTAAACATGTTAAACTTGACGTGTCGCCTCTACTtggcaccttttttttcttttctttcaaaagTCGCattattatgagaataaagctttgcttttttttggggggggggggggggcaatatcaATTTATTCTAGTGAGATTGTAGTTTCTTTATCCTGACTACGTTTttgcttaaaaataataattttaaactttgttgccatgaaattattatttttttctgtttaaaataaaatatacatttattgtAACACTATTGAATTTTGTCCTCAAAAATATGAaacttttgaattcatttggcaTTCAGAACTTTGATTGCAATAAATATTCGGAGACTAACTCAACTGTTACCAGATTATTCTCGTGTTTTATCCtggtcaaatacatttttgttcagtaaagatcaaaaaaaaaatctcttaaaaATAACAACTGAAATCTCATaacttttttctccaaaaaaaaatattaatttgtttttgtgaaattttGTCAAGAATTCCTTGTAATGGCATTTGGGGTCCCCGTGTTCATTATCGGATAATGAGGGGGTCTTTGGAAAAATGTCGACCTTGTGAGGGCTTCTTGGACCGAATAAGTTTGAGAACTCTGCCTGGTGTAAAGCCACAGTCTGAGACATTGGCCACAGCTAAAGTTATGAAAGGAAATAAACATGTCCATGGTTTGCAAAAGTTTGCCCCCCCCCGGCATCGGAGGGTGTGCCTAATGAAGTATTCAGTGTTTGTAAGTACAAACATCATCCAAGTCAGTGTCGTGCAGGCATCGTGTGTCCagactgtgtttttatgactttccAAAAACCTCCAACAACACTAATTGATGTCAATGATGATTGGCTGCTCCCGTTCCCGCTTGGCCCTCCCGCTCCCGCTCCCGCTCCCGCTCCCGCCTCGCTCCTTTGGCCTTGTTAGGTGTGCTGCACACTTCCTGTCCTTTTTGTTCCCTGCAATAGACTAACTCCACTTCAACAATGGCTTTTTCTGGCACATGTTGGCAACCGGTGCCTGACAAGTGACGTTTTCCCCCATTGCAGGGACGCTGATGACTCAGACATACAAGCAGCACGACATCGGAGGCATCGACTGAATCCTGCTGTCATGTACAGATTGTAAACAAGCAAGAAAATGTGctctttccacttttgtcacaagCGGGAAACTCCCACACCTCAGATCCACCGACAGCCGGGATCACATGTCCTCTGTACGGTTTGTCTTGTATAGGATTGTCATagtagtgtgcgtgtgtgatctatcttgttgtttttatacagattaaaacatttttgaattataaatAATCCGAAACCATGTGTTTAGTTTGTCAAACTTGATTGTGAACAAGCCATTGTCTCAATTtgtgaatgaatggaaatgccactAGATGAATTaaattgtaagaaaaatactaCTACAGTAGGCATGGACTAGTTACCAGTTTCAAGGTATGAAaaaaacgttgtttttttttcaaaaccactCAATCTTTCCACAAGTGGTATGAGCTATAAGGAACATACCATAATGTGTGCATGGGAAATAAATGTGAGCCTTAAATCATTAATTCCAGGGACATGTTATCTGGTCTTCTCTCTGAAAATAAAACACTCATGAGGGTGGGTTTATCCTACGCGAGGGCAAACATTACTCATTGATCATATGATCAACGAGACGCTTCCACTTCGGGATTATGACACGGAAGAGCCGCCCTGACACAAAACCGTGGCCAATCAGAGTGGAGTAGGCGTGTTTTTGTGGCATAGGTGACGGGGATTCGCTGGTCAGTCTGTCAATCAAAGAACACGTCAAGTCAACGATTCGCCTGTGGGACAGAACGGAAAACGCTTTGCTTCACAGTTAAATGATTTACCAAAATTAAAGTAGTCTTCACCAAATATTTGTGACAATGTACGTATATGTTCTTAGATACATTACAAACGTATTcaattgtcaaatatttgaattgtgtaaaataaataatgcatgttATTGTTAAATATGTACAAAAGTAACTTTACGTCAACGCAACGTAGTATTTACTTTGAAAACGTAAGCGGAAGTAGGTGTGCGCTAGCAGGCGCGAGTCGGCAGGTCGTTGCAAAAAGTCGTTGTGTGAACGGGCTGCTTGCTAACAGATTCTCAACTAGTTGGAGGACTTGGAAGCGGCCGCTTCGTCAGCCTGCGAACTCCTCGGGTGCCCAACGCGAGCCACGTTGGCCGCGATGGAGGTGGACAAGATGGACGAGAACGACTGGCGCTACCACGGCGAGGGCAACAAGAGCCTGGTGGTCTCCCACGTACAGGTGAGTCGGCTAGGCTAACTAACAAGTTGGGCTAAAGCGCTCGGACCAGGAGCGTTTTCCCGACCGCCGCTTCACACTTTTAACTTTCACCTTCAGCCTGTCTCGACTCGCCAGGGATACTTGGATAGAGAATATCCCGGGGAGTGTGTGTTGAAAGCGGATGTCGAATGTGTCACTAATCGATATGTACGTACTGGCCCGAGTGGGGTGGGGCTAGTAGCGTGGGTTCTCATCACGGAGCATCCCGAAGGTGCTCTCGGGTCTGGTGCCAGccggctggatggatggacagagcCGAGTCGAGTCGAGCTGAACTGCGTGGTGCGTTCACGGACACGCACCCGCCCATCCCCTCAAGGCGGTTGAGCAGCCGCAACATGTCGACTTGTTGAGCAACAAGTGGGGATGGCACAACGTCGTGTTCGCACACGCTCCGGAACGCCACATCCACACCTGTCCGCTTTGTTGCTCACTCGCTTGTTTGGGGCGAAA harbors:
- the rbbp5 gene encoding retinoblastoma-binding protein 5 isoform X2 gives rise to the protein MNLELLESFGQNYPEEADGTLDCISMALTCTFNRWGTLLAVGCNDGRIVIWDFLTRGIAKIISAHIHPVCSLCWSRDGHKVVSASTDNIVSQWDVLTGDCDQRFRFPSPILKLQCHPRDMDKVLVCPMKSAPVLLTLSDSKHVVLPVDDDSDLNVVAAFDRRGEYIYTGNAKGKILVLNTDTQDLVASFRVTTGTSNTTAIKSIEFARKGSCFLINTADRIIRVYDGREILTCGRDGEPEPMQKLQDLVNRTPWKRCCFSGDGEYIVAGSARQHALYIWEKSIGNLVKILHGTRGELLLDVAWHPVRPIIASISSGVVSIWAQNQVENWSAFAPDFKELDENVEYEERESEFDIEDEDKSEPEQTGADAAEDEEVDVTTVDPIVAFCSSDEELEDYKALLYLPIAPEVEDPEENPFGPPPDSTPQTGAAEETQTGGDKKQRPPPSDGAPAKKKARTTNIELQGVPVDEVHPLLGVKGDSKSKKKAAGRPKGSKGTLMTQTYKQHDIGGID
- the rbbp5 gene encoding retinoblastoma-binding protein 5 isoform X1, whose product is MNLELLESFGQNYPEEADGTLDCISMALTCTFNRWGTLLAVGCNDGRIVIWDFLTRGIAKIISAHIHPVCSLCWSRDGHKVVSASTDNIVSQWDVLTGDCDQRFRFPSPILKLQCHPRDMDKVLVCPMKSAPVLLTLSDSKHVVLPVDDDSDLNVVAAFDRRGEYIYTGNAKGKILVLNTDTQDLVASFRVTTGTSNTTAIKSIEFARKGSCFLINTADRIIRVYDGREILTCGRDGEPEPMQKLQDLVNRTPWKRCCFSGDGEYIVAGSARQHALYIWEKSIGNLVKILHGTRGELLLDVAWHPVRPIIASISSGVVSIWAQNQVENWSAFAPDFKELDENVEYEERESEFDIEDEDKSEPEQTGADAAEDEEVDVTTVDPIVAFCSSDEELEDYKALLYLPIAPEVEDPEENPFGPPPDSTPQTGAAEETQTGGDKKQRPPPSDGAPAKKKARTTNIELQGVPVDEVHPLLGVKGDSKSKKKAAGRPKGSKGKDKDFPFRPKPYRGGERPSFSMEVLGSSGPGGGGGGGGGGGGGGGMKGRAEGGLATGTLMTQTYKQHDIGGID